CCTGGGCAGCGACATCCTTACCGTTCAGGGCCAGGGGAATCGATTCCTGCTGCACCGGGGTCAGGGATTCGAATCCGGCCGCCACGACACCTTTTTGCACGGATTCGGGAAGTTGTAGTTCACTGAATTTCATTATAATTGCACTTTCATCGCATCGGCGACTGTATGAATATCTTTATCCCCGCGCCCGGACAGGCAGACCAGAATGATCTGCTCCTTGCTCAGGGTGGGGGCCAATTTCATGACCTGGGCCACGGCATGTGCACTCTCCAGGGCCGGGATAATCCCCTCGACCCGGGTCAGTTTCTGAAATGCGTCCAGGGCTTCCTGATCGGTAACCGAGACATATTCGGCCCGTTCAATATCGTGCAGCAGCGCATGCTCCGGCCCCACTCCCGGGTAATCGAGCCCCGCGGAGATAGAGTGGGCATGCTGGATCTGCCCGTCATCGTCCTGCAGCAGGTAGGTCTTGTTGCCATGCAGCACCCCGGGCAACCCGGCCGAGATCGATGCCGCATGCTTGCCGGTTTCGACTCCGAATCCGGCCGCTTCAACCCCGAGCAAGTGGACCCCTTTGTCCTCAATGAAGGGATAAAACAGCCCCATGGCGTTGGAGCCGCCGCCGATACAGGCCACGGCAACGTCCGGCAGCCGTCCTTCCGCTTCCTGCAGCTGCTGCTTGGCTTCCTTGCCGATAACCGCCTGGAAGTCACGAACCATCATCGGGTAGGGATGAGGACCGGCGACGGTCCCGATGACATAGAAGGTGTCGCGGACATGGGTCACCCAGTGGCGCAGAGCGTCGTTCATGGCGTCCTTGAGGGTGGCGGTGCCACTGGTGACCTCAGTCACCTTGGCCCCGAGCAACTTCATCCGGAAGACATTGAGGGACTGGCGACGGATGTCCTCCTTGCCCATGAAGATTTCGCACTCCATGCCGAACAGGGCGGCCACGGTGGCGGTGGCAACGCCATGCTGTCCGGCCCCGGTTTCGGCGATGACCTTGTTCTTGCCCATGCGCCGGGCAAGCAGAATCTGGCCGACGGTGTTATTAACCTTGTGGGCGCCGGTATGGTTCAAGTCCTCGCGCTTCAGATAAATTTTGGCGCCGCCCAGTTCTTCACTAAGCCGCTTGGCATAGTACAGGGGGCTGGGCCGGCCGACATAATTCTTCAAATAGTATTCGAATTCCCGATAAAATTCCGGGTCCTGGCGCACTCCGGCATAGGCCTGCTCCAGTTCCAAAAGAGCCGGCATCAGGGTTTCGGCGACATAGCGCCCGCCATAGAGACCGAAGTGACCGCGTTGGTCCGGGTACTGATAACTCATGCTTTCCTCACCTGCTGTATGAATTCATTGATTTTCTGGACATCTTTACGCCCCGGGGACTCCTCAACTCCGCTGGAGACATCAACCGCGTAAGGGCGGACAGTTTGTATCGCCGCAGCGACATTGGCCGGGTTCAGACCACCGGCCAGCACCAGCGGTTGCCGGCAGCCGAGGCGCCGGACCAGTTCCCAGTCAAAAGAGTGACCGGTGCCGCCGTAGGCATCGTCACTCCAGGCATCAAGCAACAACGCGGCGACCGGATAATCTTCGGCCCCCTGCAATGACGCGGCATCCCTGACGCGCAGCGCCTTCATAACCCGAAACGGTGCAATGATGCAATCCTGTGCGCTTTCATCACCGTGCAACTGGACCAGGTTGAGCCGGGCCAGGGTCATGATCTCTCTGATCCGCGCCGCCGGGCTGTTGACAAAGAGTCCGACCGTGGTCACAAAAGGGGGCAGCGCTTCGACGATCCGCGCCACCTGCTCCGGCGCAACATAGCGGGGACTCTGCTCATAAAAGACAAACCCCAGGGCATCGGCCCCGGCCGCCACCGCTGCACAGGCATCGGCGCGATTGGTGATGCCGCATATTTTGACTCTGGTGTCGGCCACGCAATCCCCTTCAGCAATCCCCTTCAGCAGTCCACTTTGGGCAGCTGCTGTAATGACTGTTCCACCGCCGCGCTGGAATAGGCGTAATTTTCCAACTCCCCGGCAAAGAAGGCGTCATAAGCCGCCATATCGACATGCCCATGACCGGAAAGATTGAACAGAATGGTTTTCTCCCGCCCCTCTTCCTTGGCCTGCAGCGCTTCGTCCATGGCTGCCCGGATGGCATGGGACGATTCCGGGGCCGGGATAATCCCTTCAGCCCGGGCGAAATCGACCGCAGCCTGAAAACATTCCACCTGCCCGACCGCTCGGGCTTCGATCAACCCGGCATCCAGCAATTGCGAAACCAGCGGCGCGGCGCCGTGATAGCGCAAACCGCCGGCATGAATTCCGGGGGGCATGAAATCATGGCCCAGGGTATACATTTTGGAGATCGGCGCCATTTTGGCCGTATCGCCATAGTCAAAATCGTACACGCCTTTGGTCAGGGTCGGACAGGACAGAGGCTCCACCGCGACAATGCGCAAATCCTTGCCGGCGGCCTTGTCGGCCAGGAACGGAAAAGCCAACCCGGCGAAATTTGAACCGCCACCGTGGCAACCGATGACCACATCCGGAAAGTCTCCGGCCAAAGCCATCTGCTCACGAGCTTCCAATCCGATAACGGTCTGGTGCAGGCAGACATGATTGAGCACACTGCCGAGACAGTAACGGGTGTCCTCGTGACTGGCGGCGTCTTCCACCGCTTCGCTGATGGCAATCCCCAGCGACCCGTTGCTGTCCGGATCGCGGGCCAGAATCGCCCGGCCAGCCGCGGTCTGGGAGGACGGCGACGGCACCACTTCGGCTCCCCACAACTGCATCATGCTTTTCCGGTAGGGCTTCTGCCGATAGGAGACGCTGACCATGTAGACCGTGCATTCAAGACCGAACATCTGGCAGGCCAGGGCAATGGACGAGCCCCATTGGCCAGCGCCGGTTTCACTGGCAATCCGCCTGGTCCCGGCGATTTTATTG
This genomic window from Pelobacter seleniigenes DSM 18267 contains:
- the trpB gene encoding tryptophan synthase subunit beta, translating into MSYQYPDQRGHFGLYGGRYVAETLMPALLELEQAYAGVRQDPEFYREFEYYLKNYVGRPSPLYYAKRLSEELGGAKIYLKREDLNHTGAHKVNNTVGQILLARRMGKNKVIAETGAGQHGVATATVAALFGMECEIFMGKEDIRRQSLNVFRMKLLGAKVTEVTSGTATLKDAMNDALRHWVTHVRDTFYVIGTVAGPHPYPMMVRDFQAVIGKEAKQQLQEAEGRLPDVAVACIGGGSNAMGLFYPFIEDKGVHLLGVEAAGFGVETGKHAASISAGLPGVLHGNKTYLLQDDDGQIQHAHSISAGLDYPGVGPEHALLHDIERAEYVSVTDQEALDAFQKLTRVEGIIPALESAHAVAQVMKLAPTLSKEQIILVCLSGRGDKDIHTVADAMKVQL
- a CDS encoding phosphoribosylanthranilate isomerase, with product MADTRVKICGITNRADACAAVAAGADALGFVFYEQSPRYVAPEQVARIVEALPPFVTTVGLFVNSPAARIREIMTLARLNLVQLHGDESAQDCIIAPFRVMKALRVRDAASLQGAEDYPVAALLLDAWSDDAYGGTGHSFDWELVRRLGCRQPLVLAGGLNPANVAAAIQTVRPYAVDVSSGVEESPGRKDVQKINEFIQQVRKA
- a CDS encoding TrpB-like pyridoxal phosphate-dependent enzyme, whose translation is MKQIKYLLPEDRIPQQWYNIIPDLPGPLAPVIHPGTLQPVTADDLLPLFPPGLIEQEVSTERWITIPDEVRQILAQWRPAPLFRARRLEQLLQTPARIYYKYEGVSPAGSHKPNTAIPQAYYNKIAGTRRIASETGAGQWGSSIALACQMFGLECTVYMVSVSYRQKPYRKSMMQLWGAEVVPSPSSQTAAGRAILARDPDSNGSLGIAISEAVEDAASHEDTRYCLGSVLNHVCLHQTVIGLEAREQMALAGDFPDVVIGCHGGGSNFAGLAFPFLADKAAGKDLRIVAVEPLSCPTLTKGVYDFDYGDTAKMAPISKMYTLGHDFMPPGIHAGGLRYHGAAPLVSQLLDAGLIEARAVGQVECFQAAVDFARAEGIIPAPESSHAIRAAMDEALQAKEEGREKTILFNLSGHGHVDMAAYDAFFAGELENYAYSSAAVEQSLQQLPKVDC